A part of Streptomyces sp. NBC_01451 genomic DNA contains:
- a CDS encoding TetR/AcrR family transcriptional regulator: protein MAGRLRAPTGRYAGKTAEERQTERRRRFLDAALQLFGDTPGYRSTTVAALSEAAGLSTRQFYEEFRTLEDVLAALHLQVNDWAEGAALTALAAAEGLPLAERAAAIFRAYAANVTADPRRIRMTFVEIIGVSARLEEQRLARRSRWVNLICTEAEAAVVRGEAAPRDYQLAATAFIGSVNGLLHDWSAGWVDATLDEVVDELVQMLLGILRPAGWLPPGAGHAEAAGHA from the coding sequence TTGGCGGGCAGACTCAGGGCGCCGACCGGCCGTTATGCGGGCAAGACGGCCGAGGAACGGCAGACCGAACGGCGCCGGAGATTTCTGGACGCCGCACTCCAGCTGTTCGGCGACACCCCGGGCTACCGCTCGACGACGGTCGCCGCGCTCAGCGAGGCGGCCGGTCTGTCCACGCGCCAGTTCTACGAGGAGTTCCGCACCCTGGAGGACGTCCTGGCCGCCCTTCACCTCCAGGTCAACGACTGGGCCGAGGGAGCGGCGCTCACCGCGCTGGCCGCCGCCGAGGGCCTGCCCCTGGCCGAACGCGCCGCCGCCATATTCCGCGCCTACGCCGCCAACGTCACCGCCGACCCGCGCCGCATCCGCATGACCTTCGTCGAGATCATCGGCGTCAGCGCCCGCCTGGAGGAACAGCGCCTCGCCCGCCGCTCCCGCTGGGTGAACCTCATCTGCACGGAGGCGGAGGCCGCCGTCGTCCGCGGAGAGGCGGCGCCACGCGACTACCAGCTCGCCGCGACGGCGTTCATCGGCAGCGTGAACGGCCTGCTCCACGACTGGAGTGCCGGGTGGGTGGACGCCACGCTGGACGAGGTGGTGGACGAACTGGTGCAGATGCTGCTGGGCATCCTGCGCCCGGCCGGCTGGCTGCCCCCGGGAGCCGGGCACGCCGAGGCCGCCGGGCATGCCTAG
- a CDS encoding YncE family protein: MPASRSRYLCAMAAALVLTVTAPATTAIAATAAEDSDTAAAASLREVMFVGNNWEGTADVVKSTGDFAKIGRINVVPDKAARLAAINADPIKWIYFMAIRNGVGEGHDQLVDDMYSTPDGKSVVVSRPSFADVVSIDLATGAINWRFPVSGYRSDHMAVSPDGTRVAVSASISNTVHVLNINTGAQIGSFATGDKPHENIFTKDGKYIWNMAIGDVNTSQDAPWQDFTKGDRKITVVDAATFKQVKVIDMRDRLNAIGLTDYSDAVRPAVFSPDESKLYFQVSFFNGFFEYDLATDKITRTKTLPKNPATSDDRTTFVNDSRHHGISMKPDGTKLCVAGTMDDYATVVDRATLQEGPLVTASKPYWATVSGDGKSCVISESGADQITAIDFATGLKTVSVPVGDHPQRVRLGHVEADWTGPAAN; this comes from the coding sequence ATGCCTGCTTCCAGATCCAGGTACCTCTGCGCCATGGCCGCCGCCCTCGTACTGACCGTCACCGCCCCCGCGACCACCGCCATCGCCGCGACCGCGGCCGAGGACTCCGACACGGCCGCCGCCGCGAGCCTGCGCGAGGTGATGTTCGTCGGCAACAACTGGGAAGGCACCGCGGACGTCGTCAAGTCCACCGGCGACTTCGCCAAGATCGGCCGGATCAACGTCGTACCGGACAAGGCGGCGCGGCTGGCCGCGATCAACGCCGACCCGATCAAGTGGATCTACTTCATGGCCATCCGCAACGGGGTCGGCGAGGGCCACGACCAGCTGGTCGACGACATGTACTCCACGCCGGACGGCAAGTCCGTGGTCGTCTCCCGGCCGAGCTTCGCCGACGTCGTGTCGATCGACCTCGCCACCGGGGCGATCAACTGGCGCTTCCCCGTGTCGGGTTACCGCTCCGACCACATGGCGGTCTCCCCCGACGGCACCCGGGTCGCGGTCTCCGCCTCGATCTCCAACACCGTGCACGTGCTGAACATCAACACCGGCGCGCAGATCGGCTCGTTCGCCACCGGCGACAAGCCGCACGAGAACATCTTCACCAAGGACGGCAAGTACATCTGGAACATGGCCATCGGTGACGTCAACACCTCGCAGGACGCGCCGTGGCAGGACTTCACGAAGGGCGACCGCAAGATCACGGTCGTCGACGCGGCCACCTTCAAGCAGGTGAAGGTGATCGACATGCGGGACCGGCTCAACGCCATCGGCCTCACGGACTACTCGGACGCCGTCCGCCCGGCCGTCTTCTCCCCCGACGAGTCGAAGCTGTACTTCCAGGTCTCGTTCTTCAACGGCTTCTTCGAGTACGACCTCGCCACCGACAAGATCACCCGGACGAAGACCCTGCCGAAGAACCCGGCGACCAGCGACGACCGCACCACGTTCGTCAACGACTCGCGCCACCACGGCATTTCGATGAAGCCGGACGGCACGAAGCTGTGCGTCGCGGGCACGATGGACGACTACGCGACGGTCGTCGACCGTGCGACGCTCCAGGAGGGCCCGCTCGTCACCGCCTCGAAGCCCTACTGGGCCACGGTGAGCGGCGACGGCAAGTCCTGTGTGATCTCGGAGAGCGGCGCCGACCAGATCACGGCCATCGACTTCGCCACCGGGCTGAAGACGGTGTCCGTGCCGGTCGGCGACCACCCCCAGCGAGTCCGCCTCGGCCATGTCGAGGCGGACTGGACGGGCCCGGCGGCCAACTGA
- a CDS encoding endoglycosylceramidase: protein MHMSKLRVHLLGVLVLVTGFLTTVGSQPARADTLWFDSPTSTTLTVQNGRFTDALGREVVLRGYNVSGETKLKENNGLPFASVADARKSATALRALGGGNSVRFLLSWAYAEPVRGSVSSSYLAAATAQMGAFLDAGIRVYPDFHQDLYSRWLFDSDSWYTGDGAPKWAVDLGDYPDEYCGICPFWGQNITSNAAVTKATYDFWHNTYGIQDSFLDTAQKTMAYLKQNLTSAQFTGVVGFDPYNEPHFGTLDSGQTSRAWEKDVLWPFYVKFRARMDTAGWQDKPAFVEPNLFWNANIDFQKQEGGLLDAGTIGPRYVFNTHFYDQKAISGIFMWGKAEDGQYATDMGTIRDRAAAGGTTGIVSEFGHPLNGNVSDKAPTVLKAMYQGLDSRVKGASWWANASGSGPVLSGSQWQWDIYNGRHNELMNDNPDKVLTTGDAWNDEDLSAVRLDDSGTAVLRQDARMLDRVYPGATAGTTLAFTYEDRSRDGSTTLTWNPVPSSLPNVSTLVGSGQYSVLVWRSKGISAPTELHLPASFPTATTTVVSDLGTVYGPPAYTSTTPIAAGTDPGNTGSRRLLLTAPDSGVLHYALVTNGATAPSASLLSAARSELASWAAQEFS from the coding sequence ATGCACATGTCGAAGTTGCGTGTGCATCTGCTCGGCGTACTGGTCCTGGTCACGGGTTTCCTGACCACCGTCGGCTCCCAGCCCGCTCGGGCCGACACCCTTTGGTTCGACTCTCCCACCTCCACCACCCTCACCGTCCAGAACGGTCGGTTCACCGACGCTCTGGGCCGCGAGGTCGTGCTCCGCGGCTACAACGTCTCCGGCGAGACGAAGCTCAAGGAGAACAACGGACTGCCCTTCGCCTCGGTCGCCGACGCCAGGAAATCGGCGACCGCCCTGCGAGCGCTCGGCGGCGGCAACAGCGTCCGCTTCCTGCTCTCCTGGGCGTACGCGGAGCCCGTCCGTGGCTCGGTGAGCAGCAGCTATCTAGCCGCCGCCACCGCTCAGATGGGTGCCTTCCTGGACGCGGGCATCCGCGTCTATCCCGACTTCCACCAGGACCTCTACTCCCGCTGGCTCTTCGACTCGGACAGCTGGTACACCGGCGACGGCGCCCCCAAATGGGCCGTCGACCTCGGTGACTACCCGGACGAGTACTGCGGGATCTGCCCCTTCTGGGGACAGAACATCACCTCCAACGCGGCGGTGACGAAGGCGACTTACGACTTCTGGCACAACACCTACGGAATCCAGGACTCGTTCCTCGACACCGCGCAGAAGACGATGGCGTATCTGAAGCAGAACCTCACCAGTGCCCAGTTCACCGGTGTCGTCGGCTTCGACCCCTACAACGAGCCGCACTTCGGGACCCTCGACTCGGGCCAGACCAGCCGGGCCTGGGAGAAGGACGTCCTGTGGCCCTTCTACGTCAAGTTCCGGGCCCGGATGGACACGGCCGGCTGGCAGGACAAGCCCGCCTTCGTCGAGCCGAACCTCTTCTGGAACGCCAACATCGACTTCCAGAAGCAGGAGGGCGGACTGCTCGACGCCGGGACCATCGGCCCGCGCTACGTCTTCAACACCCACTTCTACGACCAGAAGGCGATCTCCGGCATCTTCATGTGGGGCAAGGCCGAGGACGGCCAGTACGCCACGGACATGGGTACGATCCGCGACCGGGCCGCCGCGGGTGGTACGACGGGGATCGTCAGCGAGTTCGGCCACCCGCTGAACGGCAACGTCTCCGACAAGGCGCCGACCGTCCTCAAGGCGATGTACCAGGGGCTCGACTCCCGTGTGAAGGGGGCGAGTTGGTGGGCCAATGCGAGCGGATCCGGCCCGGTGCTCTCCGGCAGCCAGTGGCAGTGGGACATCTACAACGGCCGCCACAACGAGCTGATGAACGACAACCCCGACAAGGTGCTCACCACCGGTGACGCCTGGAACGACGAGGACCTGTCCGCGGTACGCCTCGACGACTCCGGTACGGCGGTCCTGCGGCAGGACGCCCGCATGCTGGACCGCGTCTATCCGGGCGCCACGGCGGGCACGACGCTCGCCTTCACCTACGAGGACCGCTCCCGGGACGGGTCCACGACCCTCACCTGGAACCCGGTGCCGAGTTCACTGCCGAACGTGTCCACGCTGGTGGGCTCGGGGCAGTACAGCGTGCTGGTGTGGCGGTCGAAGGGCATCTCGGCGCCGACCGAGCTCCATCTGCCGGCGTCCTTCCCCACGGCGACCACCACGGTCGTCTCGGACCTCGGCACGGTCTACGGCCCGCCGGCCTACACCAGTACGACCCCGATCGCGGCGGGCACGGATCCCGGGAACACGGGAAGCCGCCGCCTGTTGCTCACCGCGCCGGACTCGGGAGTCCTGCACTACGCGCTGGTGACCAACGGGGCGACGGCTCCTTCGGCGAGCCTGCTGAGCGCCGCGCGGTCCGAACTGGCCTCGTGGGCCGCGCAGGAGTTCAGCTAG
- a CDS encoding XdhC/CoxI family protein, with amino-acid sequence MRDILPVLGRWYANGEPFGLATVVSVSRSAPRDPGAAMAVGPGAEVVGSVSGGCVEGAVFELAQEVVASGEARLETFGYSDEDAFAVGLTCGGEITVLVRPVSPALDPSFASVAESVTSGRPVTVATVTDGPATRGATLAVWPDRVSGTLGTACLDVAVTADARGELALGATGLRHYGPHGERREDAVTVFLNSFAPPPRMLVFGAIDHAAAVARIGAFLGYRVTVCDARPLFATPKRFPEGVEVVVDWPHRYLSGTDTDERTVICVLTHDPKFDVPLLLEALRRPAAYIGAMGSRRTHDDRHRRLAEAGLTGPELSRLRSPIGLDLGARTPEEVAVSVAAEIVAVGWGGSGEPLTATGGAIHPAGAGQPLKGAGAAACADPRR; translated from the coding sequence GTGCGCGACATTCTCCCGGTGCTCGGGCGCTGGTACGCGAACGGTGAGCCGTTCGGCCTCGCCACCGTCGTCTCCGTGAGCCGCAGCGCACCTCGTGACCCCGGGGCCGCGATGGCCGTGGGGCCCGGGGCCGAGGTCGTGGGCAGCGTGTCCGGGGGCTGCGTCGAGGGCGCGGTGTTCGAGCTGGCCCAGGAGGTCGTGGCGAGCGGGGAGGCACGGCTGGAGACCTTCGGCTACAGCGACGAGGACGCCTTCGCGGTGGGGCTGACGTGCGGCGGCGAGATCACCGTGCTGGTACGGCCCGTCTCCCCCGCCCTCGATCCCTCCTTCGCGTCGGTCGCGGAGTCGGTGACGTCGGGCCGGCCGGTGACCGTGGCGACCGTGACCGACGGTCCGGCGACGCGCGGCGCCACCCTCGCCGTCTGGCCCGACCGGGTGTCCGGCACCCTGGGCACGGCCTGCCTCGACGTGGCCGTCACCGCCGACGCGCGCGGTGAACTCGCCCTGGGGGCTACGGGGTTGCGGCACTACGGGCCCCACGGGGAGCGGCGCGAGGACGCCGTCACCGTGTTCCTGAACTCCTTCGCGCCCCCGCCCCGCATGCTCGTCTTCGGCGCCATCGACCACGCCGCCGCCGTGGCCCGGATCGGCGCCTTCCTCGGCTACCGGGTCACCGTGTGCGACGCCCGCCCGCTCTTCGCCACCCCGAAACGCTTCCCCGAGGGCGTGGAGGTGGTCGTCGACTGGCCGCACCGCTATCTGAGCGGCACGGACACCGACGAGCGCACGGTGATCTGCGTCCTGACCCACGACCCGAAGTTCGACGTGCCGCTCCTGCTGGAGGCGCTGCGCCGGCCCGCCGCGTACATCGGGGCGATGGGCAGCCGCCGCACCCACGACGACCGCCACAGGCGGCTGGCGGAGGCCGGCCTGACCGGGCCCGAGCTGTCCCGGCTGCGCTCCCCCATCGGGCTGGACCTGGGCGCCCGTACGCCCGAGGAGGTGGCGGTGTCGGTGGCCGCCGAGATCGTCGCCGTGGGGTGGGGCGGCAGCGGGGAGCCCCTGACCGCGACGGGCGGCGCCATCCATCCGGCCGGGGCCGGACAGCCGCTCAAGGGAGCCGGGGCGGCAGCCTGTGCAGATCCACGTCGGTGA
- a CDS encoding metallophosphoesterase family protein, with translation MHLLLLSDTHLPKRAKHLPAALLAELPHADVVFHAGDWVDTATLDLLESRCRRLVGVYGNNDGPDLRARLPEVAYADLGGLRFAVVHETGPAQGREARCAARFPGVDVLVFGHSHIPWDSTADTGLRLLNPGSPTDRRRQPHCTYLTATVTDGGQLTDVDLHRLPPRLP, from the coding sequence GTGCACCTTCTGCTCCTCTCCGACACCCACCTCCCCAAACGCGCCAAGCACCTGCCGGCGGCCCTCCTCGCGGAACTCCCCCACGCCGACGTCGTGTTCCACGCCGGCGACTGGGTCGACACGGCCACCCTCGATCTCCTGGAGAGCCGCTGCCGGCGCCTCGTCGGCGTGTACGGCAACAACGACGGCCCCGACCTGCGGGCCAGACTCCCCGAGGTGGCGTACGCCGACCTGGGCGGCCTGCGCTTCGCGGTCGTCCACGAGACGGGCCCCGCCCAGGGCCGGGAGGCCCGCTGCGCCGCCCGCTTCCCCGGTGTGGACGTCCTGGTGTTCGGCCACAGCCACATCCCGTGGGACAGCACCGCGGACACCGGCCTGCGGCTGCTGAACCCCGGCTCGCCGACGGACCGGCGCCGACAGCCGCACTGCACCTACCTGACGGCCACGGTGACGGACGGCGGGCAGCTCACCGACGTGGATCTGCACAGGCTGCCGCCCCGGCTCCCTTGA
- a CDS encoding glycosyltransferase family 2 protein, protein MPVKVSVIVPVYNPGPYIEDCVASLLRQSLPADEYEVIFVDDGSTDETPALLDALAAEEPRVRVIHQENSGWSGKPRNVGIEASQGEFVMFVDNDDYLGDEALERMYEYGVANGADVIVGKMAGKGRPVPVELFRHNHPKASVENAPLIDSLTPHKMLRRAFLDRIGLRFPEGRRRLEDHVFVTEAYLRADNVSVLSDYVCYYHVKRDDASNAGFQRFDPVGYFRNLREALDVVERYTEPGVVRDRLFRRWLRNEMVERMRSNRLLKLPEDYRKEMFDEIRGVVVERFGPGVANGMQEAQRIVAALIAADRLDDVVAFAEWEASLAPTATPQSVEWQDGVLHVGFTAEFTSRGRPMTFPAEDDGDGADLDGTPTDADDAIARVGASTVARFGSATADFLVRERATAAQFFQPVELTRETLPADEDGQVRLVLRGTATVDPGTAAGGVALGGGLFDVFVRIKLGGWTRECRLGPVRLDPRPVPPAGVVAGRVVLPYWTAKQATLSLDVDRAVKGVGLGRLKPDDVTVTGDRLRVALPLHVPGETKALLRLASPASAEPVEVSGTLSGASDGSGAFVEATLPGGALTDGTWKPSLCLAPEAGEPRFLAMSVGLSAKAGRVQVVRPAKPAGPGTGQRLVRKARRTLGKIARKAGLRRGNGA, encoded by the coding sequence ATGCCGGTCAAGGTCAGCGTCATCGTTCCGGTGTACAACCCGGGACCGTACATCGAGGACTGCGTCGCGTCGCTGCTGCGGCAGTCGCTGCCCGCCGACGAGTACGAAGTGATCTTCGTCGACGACGGTTCCACCGACGAGACCCCGGCCCTGCTGGACGCGCTCGCCGCCGAGGAACCGCGTGTCCGGGTCATCCACCAGGAGAACTCGGGCTGGTCGGGCAAGCCGCGCAACGTCGGCATCGAGGCCTCCCAGGGCGAGTTCGTGATGTTCGTCGACAACGACGACTACCTCGGCGACGAGGCCCTTGAGCGGATGTACGAGTACGGCGTGGCCAACGGCGCCGATGTGATCGTCGGCAAGATGGCCGGCAAGGGCCGCCCGGTGCCGGTCGAGCTGTTCCGGCACAACCACCCCAAGGCCAGTGTCGAGAACGCCCCGCTGATCGACAGCCTCACCCCGCACAAGATGCTCCGGCGCGCGTTCCTCGACCGTATCGGGCTGCGCTTCCCCGAGGGCAGGCGGCGCCTGGAGGACCATGTCTTCGTGACCGAGGCGTACCTGCGCGCGGACAACGTCTCCGTGCTCAGCGACTACGTCTGCTACTACCACGTCAAGCGCGACGACGCCTCGAACGCGGGATTCCAGCGCTTCGACCCGGTCGGCTACTTCCGCAACCTGCGCGAGGCCCTCGACGTCGTCGAGCGGTACACCGAGCCGGGCGTGGTGCGCGACCGGCTGTTCCGGCGCTGGCTGCGCAACGAGATGGTCGAGCGCATGCGTAGCAACCGTCTCCTGAAGCTGCCGGAGGACTACCGCAAGGAGATGTTCGACGAGATCCGCGGGGTCGTCGTCGAGCGCTTCGGCCCGGGTGTCGCCAACGGCATGCAGGAGGCGCAGCGGATCGTGGCGGCGCTGATCGCCGCCGACCGGCTGGACGACGTGGTGGCGTTCGCCGAGTGGGAGGCGTCGCTCGCCCCCACGGCAACCCCGCAGAGCGTGGAGTGGCAGGACGGCGTGCTGCACGTCGGTTTCACCGCCGAGTTCACCTCGCGCGGCAGGCCGATGACGTTCCCCGCCGAGGACGACGGCGACGGCGCCGACCTGGACGGCACGCCCACCGACGCCGACGACGCGATCGCGCGGGTGGGCGCGTCGACCGTGGCCCGGTTCGGCAGTGCGACGGCGGACTTCCTGGTGCGTGAGCGGGCGACGGCCGCCCAGTTCTTCCAGCCGGTCGAGCTGACCCGCGAGACCCTCCCGGCCGACGAGGACGGGCAGGTGCGGCTGGTGCTGCGCGGCACGGCCACCGTCGACCCCGGCACGGCTGCGGGCGGTGTGGCGCTCGGCGGCGGACTGTTCGACGTGTTCGTCCGGATCAAGCTGGGCGGCTGGACCCGTGAGTGCCGGCTCGGCCCGGTGAGGCTGGACCCCCGCCCGGTGCCGCCGGCCGGTGTGGTCGCCGGTCGCGTGGTCCTGCCGTACTGGACCGCGAAGCAGGCCACGCTGTCGCTGGACGTCGACCGCGCGGTCAAGGGCGTGGGTCTGGGCCGCCTGAAGCCGGACGATGTCACCGTCACGGGTGACCGTCTGCGCGTGGCGCTGCCCCTGCACGTGCCCGGTGAGACCAAGGCGCTGCTGCGGCTGGCCTCTCCGGCGTCCGCCGAGCCCGTGGAGGTGTCCGGCACACTGTCCGGCGCCTCCGACGGCTCAGGGGCGTTCGTCGAGGCGACACTGCCCGGCGGCGCGCTGACCGACGGCACGTGGAAGCCGTCGCTGTGCCTCGCCCCGGAGGCCGGCGAGCCGCGCTTCCTGGCGATGTCCGTCGGCCTCAGCGCAAAGGCCGGCCGTGTGCAGGTCGTGCGGCCCGCCAAGCCGGCCGGGCCGGGCACCGGGCAGCGGCTGGTCCGCAAGGCGCGGCGCACCCTCGGGAAGATCGCGCGCAAGGCCGGACTGCGACGCGGGAACGGAGCCTGA
- the rfbC gene encoding dTDP-4-dehydrorhamnose 3,5-epimerase translates to MRALDIEGAWVLEPKIFPDDRGAFHEWYRGAEFREATGYDLSLAQANCSVSRRGVVRGVHFSDVPPSQAKYVTCVRGAVLDVVVDIRVGSPTYGQWEAVRLDDETRHAVFLAEGLGHAFMALTDDATVVYLCSTGYAPGREHGVHPLDPELGIAWPEGIEPVLSEKDAEAPTLAEAERAGLLPSYEECRAYYAELRGKR, encoded by the coding sequence ATGCGAGCACTGGACATCGAAGGTGCCTGGGTACTGGAGCCGAAGATCTTCCCGGACGACCGGGGCGCCTTCCACGAGTGGTACCGGGGCGCGGAGTTCCGCGAGGCCACCGGCTACGACCTCTCCCTCGCCCAGGCGAACTGCTCGGTCTCGCGCCGGGGCGTCGTCCGCGGGGTGCACTTCTCGGACGTACCGCCGAGCCAGGCCAAGTACGTGACCTGTGTGCGCGGGGCGGTCCTGGACGTCGTGGTGGACATCCGGGTCGGCTCGCCCACCTATGGGCAGTGGGAGGCGGTCCGGCTCGACGACGAGACCCGGCACGCCGTGTTCCTCGCGGAAGGCCTCGGGCACGCCTTCATGGCGCTCACCGACGACGCCACCGTGGTGTACCTGTGCTCGACGGGGTACGCGCCGGGCCGTGAGCACGGGGTGCATCCGCTCGACCCGGAGCTGGGCATCGCCTGGCCCGAGGGCATCGAGCCGGTGCTGTCGGAGAAGGACGCCGAGGCGCCGACGCTGGCGGAGGCGGAGCGGGCCGGGCTGCTGCCGTCGTACGAGGAGTGCAGGGCCTACTACGCGGAACTGCGCGGCAAGCGGTAA
- a CDS encoding class I SAM-dependent methyltransferase, with the protein MKRHEFLRELHKVSANRNYLEIGVNDGRSLTLSRVPSIAIDPAFKVVSEIRADVHLAKATSDDFFARENPLAHLKGGRHPLRNLARNRSPFGYWQRTTLDLSFIDGMHLFEYALRDFINVEKHSDWASVIVLDDMLPRSIDEAARDRHTNAWTGDVYKLIEILARYRPDLVTVLVDTAPTGQLIVFGADPDNTVLKDKYDEIIAEFEVPDPQKVPESVLERTPAIKPETLVEAAFWAPLVRSRNRGTKRGKGLEQLRRSLAPLSTSR; encoded by the coding sequence GTGAAACGTCATGAGTTCCTCCGGGAGCTCCACAAGGTCAGCGCGAACAGGAACTACCTGGAGATCGGCGTCAACGACGGCCGAAGCCTGACCCTGTCCCGGGTACCGAGCATCGCGATCGACCCCGCTTTCAAGGTCGTCTCGGAGATCCGTGCCGACGTCCATCTCGCGAAGGCGACCAGCGACGACTTCTTCGCCCGGGAGAACCCCCTCGCCCACCTCAAGGGCGGCCGGCACCCGCTGCGCAACCTGGCCCGCAACCGCAGCCCGTTCGGCTACTGGCAGCGCACCACGCTCGACCTGTCGTTCATCGACGGCATGCACCTGTTCGAGTACGCGTTGCGCGACTTCATCAACGTCGAGAAGCACTCGGACTGGGCCAGCGTCATCGTCCTCGACGACATGCTGCCGCGCAGCATCGACGAGGCCGCCCGCGACCGGCACACCAACGCCTGGACCGGTGACGTCTACAAGCTGATCGAGATCCTCGCCCGGTACCGCCCCGACCTGGTCACGGTCCTCGTCGACACGGCGCCCACCGGACAGCTCATCGTCTTCGGCGCCGACCCGGACAACACGGTGCTGAAGGACAAGTACGACGAGATCATCGCGGAGTTCGAGGTCCCGGACCCGCAGAAGGTGCCCGAGAGCGTCCTGGAGCGGACGCCCGCGATCAAGCCGGAGACCCTGGTCGAGGCCGCCTTCTGGGCACCCCTCGTCAGGTCCCGCAACCGCGGCACCAAGCGCGGCAAGGGCCTGGAGCAACTGCGCCGCAGCCTGGCGCCGCTGAGCACCAGCCGCTGA
- the rfbD gene encoding dTDP-4-dehydrorhamnose reductase, which produces MKWLVTGAAGMLGRDTVGELLRRGEDVVGLAHAALDITDPDDVRRVFAEHRPDLVVNCAAYTAVDDAETDEETALRINGVGPRLLAEVCAEHGARLIQVSTDYVFDGEARDTPYPEDHTPAPRTAYGRTKLAGEQAVLAVLPDASAVLRTAWLYGAHGGNFVRTMIDLEARRDTLDVVYDQRGQPTWSADVAERIVDLGPRIGPGTSGILHATNSGETTWFELAREVFRLIDADPDRVRPTTSAAFTRPAPRPAYSALGHGRWQQAGLGPLRDWRTALHEALPHIRKEIS; this is translated from the coding sequence ATGAAGTGGCTCGTCACCGGCGCCGCCGGCATGCTCGGCCGCGACACCGTCGGGGAACTCCTCCGGCGCGGTGAGGACGTCGTGGGCCTCGCCCACGCCGCCCTGGACATCACCGACCCCGACGACGTGCGCCGCGTCTTCGCCGAGCACCGGCCCGACCTGGTCGTCAACTGCGCCGCCTACACCGCCGTCGACGACGCCGAGACGGACGAGGAGACGGCGCTCCGCATCAACGGCGTCGGACCGCGTCTGCTCGCCGAGGTCTGCGCGGAGCACGGCGCCCGTCTCATCCAGGTGTCCACCGACTACGTGTTCGACGGCGAGGCCCGGGACACCCCCTACCCCGAGGACCACACCCCGGCCCCGCGCACGGCGTACGGCCGCACCAAGCTCGCCGGCGAACAGGCCGTCCTGGCCGTGCTCCCGGACGCGAGCGCCGTCCTGCGCACGGCTTGGCTGTACGGCGCCCACGGCGGCAACTTCGTGCGTACGATGATCGACCTGGAGGCGCGCCGGGACACCCTCGACGTCGTCTACGACCAACGCGGCCAGCCCACCTGGAGCGCCGACGTCGCCGAACGGATCGTCGATCTCGGGCCCCGGATCGGCCCCGGGACGAGCGGTATCCTGCACGCCACCAACTCCGGCGAGACCACCTGGTTCGAGCTGGCGCGCGAGGTGTTCCGCCTCATCGACGCCGACCCGGACCGCGTGCGTCCCACCACCAGCGCGGCCTTCACCCGGCCCGCACCCCGACCCGCGTACAGCGCCCTCGGCCACGGCCGTTGGCAGCAGGCCGGTCTCGGACCTCTCCGTGACTGGCGTACCGCCCTGCACGAAGCACTGCCTCACATCCGCAAGGAGATTTCCTAG